Proteins from a single region of Ananas comosus cultivar F153 linkage group 3, ASM154086v1, whole genome shotgun sequence:
- the LOC109707033 gene encoding protein BCCIP homolog, giving the protein MTQRRSPPPKRRRVSRPRPLLGFSPFARCVLLSRVASASASASKPPPRTPPSSSSSTPHRREPKEEGIGNPKPLKPTKRIESSSDDEDDEEEEEQELETVQADFGFFDPKPGDFHGAKLLLQSYLDNEPWDLSGFVDLVLNQTTVGTVVRLDGYDDDNEGDGDNGSSGGDDDEDLYGVVTALNLKRYAEHKCIKELKKFLLGVCRDENTKKKLKLLLEEQASQVGLLVSQRFVNCPYQLVPPLYDALFDEVSWATEDEPTQELRDSFRFKSYLLISRIYERDPNKPKGKRSVNQDEPVIYIKAEDEIFHELSTWSFTFPVHAEQLVPDDLKNYRQMGLVLVVKADDVPKFRDKLKSLVAAES; this is encoded by the exons ATGACCCAACggcggtcgccgccgccgaagCGCCGCCGCGTGTCGCGGCCGCGGCCCCTCCTCGGCTTCTCCCCCTTCGCTCGCTGCGTCCTCCTCTCCCGcgtcgcctccgcctccgcctccgcctcgaaGCCCCCTCCGCGGACGCCGCCGTCCTCCTCTTCGTCCACCCCCCATCGGCGAG AGCCAAAAGAAGAAGGAATCGgcaaccctaaacccctaaaacccACCAAACGAATCGAATCCTCCAGcgacgacgaagacgacgaagaagaggaggagcagGAA CTTGAGACGGTGCAAGCCGATTTCGGATTCTTTGATCCCAAGCCGGGGGATTTCCATGGGGCGAAGCTCCTCCTCCAAAGCTACCTCGACAATGAGCCGTGGGACCTTAGCGGGTTCGTGGACCTCGTCCTGAATCAGACCACGGTGGGGACCGTTGTGAGATTGGACGGCTATGATGATGACAATGAAGGGGACGGGGATAACGGTAGCAGCGGCGGTGACGATGACGAGGATTTGTATGGCGTTGTTACTGCACTCAATTTAAAAAGATATGCT GAGCATAAATGCATTAAGGAGCTCAAAAAGTTCCTTCTCGGAGTATGTAGGGATGAGAATACGAAGAAGAAGCTAAAATTGCTATTGGAAGAGCAAGCGAGTCAAGTGGGCTTGTTGGTCTCGCAGCGGTTTGTAAACTGCCCTTACCAACTTGTGCCCCCATTGTATGATGCACTTTTTGATGAGGTCTCATGGGCAACAGAAGATGAG CCCACACAAGAACTTCGAGACTCCTTCCGGTTCAAAAGCTATTTGTTGATTAGCAGGATATATGAG AGAGATCCGAACAAACCAAAGGGAAAGCGTAGCGTCAATCAAGATGAACCTGTTATTTATATAAAGGCAGAAGATGAAATATTTCATGAG CTCAGCACTTGGTCTTTTACTTTTCCTGTGCATGCTGAGCAGTTGGTTCCAGACGAT TTGAAGAACTATAGGCAGATGGGTCTAGTTCTGGTTGTTAAAGCTGACGATGTTCCCAAGTTTCGAGATAAGTTAAAATCGTTAGTAGCTGCTGAATCATGA